A single window of Methanoregula sp. DNA harbors:
- a CDS encoding methanogenesis marker 14 protein, whose translation MCASFFSRFIKPKPHIVQSPPPPSIVHGPGMMFPEYKNKPYFIVASVEMGNTTTKCILTGVNLETGMSYVINKHVSMSRDIRKPKPGETIFGETLDGTELTRESVTELVRDTLLKCHEEAHLDVNTDLDFVVRSTGVVAEMESPDQVGDFVIALANGCLIAGVPPRKMTPPMSKENQSEKLQPFSFADKVVFVGAVAGVIPPVGSTGVEMVANEMEGELAMAGIKEGAKWTAVDFRNPCVSIDFGTTLDGRITSDIAPDAQNPFAKTIGNFCGLAGAIPDAIVRGTGLVHQRTGTALDVFGEHSVSGGLFRGGNRKVVDEYVEQSHKYIDIRIVPPDRDRFGRVPVNAKLAQESGIAMIGCDCGVNSSDLDRLVLLGSEIYKKYNLATLNEVVDRVCARMALRLIDVAVDQNLVPRNSSIGFTGRAAISGRKPDYILEGIIERDLFDDPIDHLVFVDDGLARGAALMGRCMNSLGKPKNPVGGVRGGPCIMNRRIKIGK comes from the coding sequence ATGTGCGCGAGTTTTTTTAGTCGCTTCATCAAACCAAAACCCCATATTGTCCAGAGCCCCCCTCCTCCCTCAATCGTCCATGGCCCAGGGATGATGTTTCCCGAATATAAAAATAAACCTTATTTTATTGTGGCATCCGTAGAAATGGGTAATACGACTACCAAATGCATCCTCACCGGTGTAAACCTCGAAACCGGGATGTCATATGTTATCAATAAACACGTGAGCATGTCACGGGATATCCGCAAGCCAAAACCCGGTGAGACAATATTTGGTGAGACGCTGGACGGAACCGAACTGACACGGGAATCTGTGACAGAACTGGTGCGGGACACCCTGCTCAAGTGCCATGAGGAAGCCCACCTTGATGTGAATACGGATCTGGATTTTGTTGTCCGCAGTACCGGTGTGGTTGCGGAAATGGAATCCCCTGATCAGGTAGGTGATTTTGTTATCGCCCTGGCAAACGGCTGCCTGATTGCAGGTGTCCCGCCCCGGAAAATGACGCCGCCGATGTCAAAAGAAAACCAGTCTGAAAAGCTACAGCCATTCAGTTTTGCAGACAAGGTGGTCTTTGTTGGCGCAGTTGCCGGAGTGATCCCTCCAGTTGGCTCGACCGGGGTTGAAATGGTTGCAAACGAGATGGAGGGGGAACTTGCGATGGCAGGGATCAAGGAAGGTGCAAAATGGACTGCCGTGGATTTCCGTAATCCCTGTGTTTCAATAGATTTTGGCACAACTCTTGACGGGAGGATTACCAGCGATATAGCTCCTGACGCACAAAACCCGTTTGCCAAGACAATTGGAAATTTCTGCGGACTCGCAGGTGCTATCCCGGATGCAATCGTGCGGGGAACTGGGCTTGTCCATCAGAGAACTGGCACCGCGCTCGATGTCTTTGGGGAGCACAGTGTATCGGGCGGACTGTTCAGAGGTGGTAACCGTAAGGTGGTGGACGAGTATGTTGAACAAAGCCATAAGTATATCGATATTCGAATTGTTCCTCCGGACCGCGACCGTTTCGGGAGGGTGCCGGTGAATGCGAAGCTCGCGCAGGAGTCCGGTATTGCGATGATCGGGTGCGATTGCGGAGTAAACAGCAGCGACCTTGATCGGCTTGTTTTGCTTGGCTCGGAAATTTATAAGAAATATAACCTCGCAACATTGAATGAGGTAGTGGACCGCGTCTGTGCAAGGATGGCACTGCGCCTCATCGATGTGGCCGTGGATCAGAATCTTGTGCCCCGTAATTCCTCCATAGGGTTCACCGGGAGGGCAGCGATATCCGGTAGAAAACCGGATTATATTCTTGAGGGAATTATTGAACGCGACCTCTTTGACGACCCAATCGACCATCTGGTCTTTGTCGATGACGGACTTGCCCGTGGCGCCGCGCTCATGGGCAGGTGCATGAACTCGCTGGGAAAACCAAAAAATCCTGTCGGGGGTGTGCGGGGTGGCCCCTGCATTATGAACCGAAGGATAAAAATTGGAAAATAA
- the purB gene encoding adenylosuccinate lyase → MAVHPIEERYGTAEMRAVWSEENRFSCIVAAEVALAQAEAEQGMIPSSAADAIAQNAGRASLARAKEIESDISHDMMAIVRAISEVCGDGGGWVHYGATSNDILDTATGLQLRQTLDLIDEKLRRLLKVLLRRADETKTLVAIGRTHGQHGVPTTYGLRFAIWASEVGRHIERLDQMRSRVVVGQMTGAVGTQAALGSQGIEVQATMMANLGIGAVDVSNQVISRDRYAEYFMFCAGVATTLDKIGIELRSLQRTEIGEVEEAFGAKQVGSSTMPHKRNPIRSEQVCGLARIIRSAVGPALANNTLWDERDLTNSSCERVLFPEASILTDHCLQLMTTVLEGLLINRAAIRKNLALLQGINMAESVMIELTKKGMNRQDAHERVRLASMQALAENRPLAMVLAVDSIVMRYCSKQDLERLLSPDTYIGTAVGQVDRVIGKLKHLY, encoded by the coding sequence ATGGCAGTCCACCCCATCGAGGAGCGTTACGGCACAGCAGAGATGCGCGCTGTCTGGAGCGAAGAGAACCGGTTTTCATGCATCGTAGCTGCCGAGGTTGCGCTCGCGCAGGCTGAAGCAGAACAGGGGATGATCCCTTCATCTGCTGCCGACGCGATCGCGCAGAATGCAGGCAGGGCATCGCTTGCACGAGCCAAAGAGATTGAATCAGATATCAGCCATGACATGATGGCAATCGTCAGGGCGATTTCTGAGGTATGCGGGGATGGCGGCGGGTGGGTGCATTACGGTGCAACTTCAAACGATATCCTTGATACGGCAACCGGTCTTCAGCTCAGGCAAACGCTCGACCTGATCGATGAAAAGCTCCGTCGGCTCCTCAAGGTCCTGCTGCGGCGTGCGGACGAGACAAAGACGCTTGTTGCTATCGGCAGGACGCACGGGCAGCATGGAGTCCCGACGACCTACGGGCTCCGGTTTGCAATCTGGGCGAGCGAAGTCGGCAGGCATATCGAAAGGCTCGACCAGATGCGCTCCCGTGTGGTTGTCGGGCAGATGACCGGTGCCGTTGGCACTCAGGCGGCACTTGGTTCACAAGGTATAGAGGTCCAGGCAACGATGATGGCAAATCTGGGGATAGGTGCGGTGGACGTCTCCAACCAGGTCATATCCCGTGACCGGTACGCGGAATATTTCATGTTCTGTGCCGGTGTGGCGACAACACTTGACAAGATCGGCATTGAACTGCGCTCTCTCCAGCGCACAGAGATCGGGGAGGTTGAGGAAGCATTTGGAGCAAAGCAGGTGGGCTCATCCACAATGCCGCACAAGCGCAACCCGATCAGGTCCGAGCAGGTCTGCGGACTGGCACGTATCATCCGGTCTGCGGTTGGACCGGCGCTTGCGAATAATACACTCTGGGACGAGCGTGACCTTACCAACTCCTCGTGCGAGCGTGTGCTCTTTCCCGAAGCCTCGATCCTCACCGATCATTGTCTCCAGCTGATGACAACTGTGCTAGAAGGGCTCTTGATCAACCGTGCTGCGATCCGCAAAAACCTCGCGCTTCTGCAGGGTATCAATATGGCAGAATCGGTCATGATCGAGCTCACCAAAAAGGGTATGAACCGGCAGGACGCCCACGAACGGGTGCGTCTTGCGAGCATGCAGGCGCTTGCCGAAAACCGGCCGCTTGCGATGGTGCTTGCGGTGGATAGCATAGTGATGCGGTACTGCTCAAAACAGGACCTCGAGCGGTTACTGTCTCCTGATACATATATCGGGACGGCTGTGGGGCAGGTCGATCGTGTTATCGGGAAGCTCAAGCATTTATATTAA
- a CDS encoding radical SAM protein, producing MFIKRTKSLCPVCNSVISADIVEEEGKIWLKRTCKEHGAFRNIYWSDPVMYHRFERYDAVGTGVSNPQNIVPDDLCPSSCGLCNHHHSQTLLANIDLTNRCNLDCDFCFANARACGFEYEPSFDDVVRMMSLLRSEKPVPAPAVQFSGGEPTMRGDLVEIIKKAKEMGFPQVQIATNGVRIAEEPEYVRELKEAGLNTLYLHFDGISQKTNPLLKMHKKAIENLQNVGLGCVLVPTVIRGKNDGELGAIIRFAADHISVVRGVNFQPVAFTGAASDDDIKKSRITIPEVLSGIEAQTHGIIKKDDFYPVPCVLPFSDLAESYTGKPQVRFTAHQHCGAATYVFITKDGMVTVNRMVDVESLFESIEKMADTLKKGGTINKYKALIEGVKNLHDSVKKGDQSNTAEFWKLIGKTLIGQNFDALREFHWNALFIGTMHFMDRYNYDLERVQRCCIHYATPDGRLIPFCTYNSGPVYREQVWKKFAKKTK from the coding sequence ATGTTCATCAAACGTACAAAAAGTCTCTGCCCCGTATGCAACTCCGTAATTTCGGCGGATATCGTTGAGGAAGAGGGGAAGATCTGGCTGAAGCGTACATGCAAAGAGCACGGGGCATTCCGGAACATTTACTGGTCTGATCCTGTCATGTATCACCGGTTCGAACGATACGATGCAGTAGGAACCGGGGTATCAAACCCCCAGAACATTGTCCCCGATGACCTTTGTCCTTCATCTTGCGGATTATGCAATCACCACCATTCGCAGACCCTTCTTGCAAATATAGACCTGACGAACCGTTGCAACCTCGACTGCGATTTCTGCTTTGCGAATGCCCGGGCATGCGGCTTTGAATATGAGCCCTCCTTTGATGATGTAGTCAGGATGATGAGTCTGCTACGCTCTGAAAAACCGGTACCTGCTCCCGCAGTCCAGTTTTCCGGAGGAGAGCCCACAATGCGTGGAGATCTCGTTGAGATCATCAAAAAGGCAAAAGAGATGGGGTTTCCACAGGTACAAATAGCCACAAATGGTGTCAGGATAGCAGAAGAACCTGAATATGTCCGCGAACTTAAAGAGGCAGGGCTGAACACATTATACCTCCACTTTGATGGAATTTCCCAAAAGACCAACCCCCTCTTAAAAATGCATAAAAAGGCGATTGAGAATCTTCAGAACGTCGGTCTCGGGTGCGTTCTCGTGCCCACCGTTATACGTGGAAAAAATGACGGGGAGCTTGGAGCAATAATCCGGTTTGCTGCCGATCATATCTCTGTTGTGCGCGGCGTCAATTTCCAGCCAGTCGCGTTTACGGGTGCAGCAAGTGACGATGACATTAAAAAATCTCGAATTACCATTCCTGAAGTATTAAGCGGAATCGAGGCACAGACGCATGGCATTATTAAAAAGGATGATTTTTATCCGGTCCCCTGCGTCCTGCCGTTCTCTGACCTTGCTGAGTCATACACCGGGAAGCCTCAGGTCAGGTTTACTGCTCACCAGCACTGTGGGGCGGCCACGTATGTCTTTATTACCAAGGATGGAATGGTTACCGTAAACCGAATGGTTGATGTCGAGAGCCTTTTTGAATCGATTGAAAAAATGGCAGATACCCTGAAAAAAGGCGGGACCATCAACAAATACAAGGCATTGATCGAGGGCGTTAAAAACCTTCATGACTCTGTGAAGAAAGGTGATCAGAGCAATACTGCTGAGTTCTGGAAGTTGATTGGAAAGACACTGATCGGGCAGAACTTTGATGCTCTCAGGGAATTTCACTGGAATGCGCTCTTTATCGGTACCATGCACTTCATGGACCGGTACAACTACGACCTCGAACGTGTTCAGCGGTGCTGCATCCATTATGCAACACCGGATGGCAGGCTCATTCCCTTCTGCACATACAACAGCGGTCCAGTGTACCGGGAACAGGTCTGGAAAAAATTTGCTAAAAAAACAAAATAA
- a CDS encoding CDP-2,3-bis-(O-geranylgeranyl)-sn-glycerol synthase encodes MLPAYVPNPVAALCGGGTPVDFGKTSSDNRRILGNGKTYRGLFFGILAGIGIGLLQIWLSNTFGLPELPRHTPLSITLLASGALIGDMCKSYFKRRLGKERGEKWPIADQYDLVIGAFILMLVFDPSWLFTNVTLLTFIIILILTPILHRVVNMVGYFIGVKEVPW; translated from the coding sequence ATGCTGCCCGCGTACGTCCCCAACCCGGTTGCTGCATTGTGTGGAGGAGGGACTCCTGTGGACTTTGGAAAGACCTCTTCTGACAACCGCCGTATCCTCGGCAATGGCAAAACATACCGTGGCCTCTTTTTTGGAATTCTTGCAGGTATCGGGATCGGCCTTCTGCAGATCTGGCTCTCGAACACTTTCGGTTTACCCGAACTCCCCCGACACACCCCTCTCTCAATTACGCTTCTTGCATCCGGTGCACTAATCGGAGATATGTGCAAGAGTTATTTTAAACGAAGACTCGGTAAGGAGCGGGGCGAGAAATGGCCGATTGCCGACCAGTATGACCTCGTCATTGGCGCCTTCATCCTTATGCTTGTATTTGATCCTTCGTGGCTTTTTACAAATGTGACGCTTCTTACCTTCATCATTATCCTGATTCTCACCCCAATCCTTCACAGGGTTGTCAATATGGTCGGTTATTTTATCGGAGTTAAAGAGGTACCATGGTGA
- a CDS encoding pyridoxamine 5'-phosphate oxidase family protein: protein MVTLTSEMKEVFAKNKPYAIATASKNGIPNVAPMSTVQLVADDTIWIGDNYMVKTLANVKENPHMALYVWDPEKKRCFQIKGTVTVNTSGPDYEKIKAQIKAKGPHYPAKGLLILKITEIFDCTPGPTAGKKVA, encoded by the coding sequence ATGGTGACACTAACTTCGGAAATGAAAGAAGTATTTGCCAAGAATAAACCTTATGCTATTGCCACAGCATCTAAAAACGGGATCCCCAATGTAGCACCGATGAGCACGGTGCAGCTTGTCGCTGATGATACGATCTGGATAGGGGACAACTACATGGTAAAGACGCTTGCAAATGTGAAGGAAAATCCCCATATGGCGCTCTATGTATGGGACCCTGAAAAGAAGCGTTGTTTCCAGATCAAGGGAACCGTCACCGTGAATACCAGTGGCCCTGATTATGAAAAAATCAAGGCGCAGATAAAAGCAAAGGGGCCTCACTATCCTGCAAAGGGATTACTGATCTTAAAGATTACTGAAATATTCGATTGTACTCCCGGACCAACCGCTGGGAAAAAAGTAGCTTGA
- the argF gene encoding ornithine carbamoyltransferase, translated as MKKDFISILDISEDELKSILSDAMHLKKLRKAGTPHEFLKGKSLAMIFEKSSTRTHISFEVGMNELGGHALFLSTRDLQIGRGEEIRDTARVASRYVSAVMIRAYKQSTIEEFARYATIPVINGLSDREHPCQLLADIMTINEHFKEMKGLRVAWVGDGNNVCNSFILSSALTGMDVYVASPNGYTPKKDVLDHAREIGGKIHVSRSPQDAVRDADIIVTDTWVSMGDEDKHDERIKAFSGYTVDEHLIRLASSDVRVLHCLPAHRGEEISDGVIDGNQSLVWDEAENRLHAQKALLLSLLKKS; from the coding sequence ATGAAGAAGGATTTTATCTCGATTCTTGACATTTCGGAGGATGAACTAAAAAGTATCCTTTCTGATGCAATGCATTTAAAAAAGCTCAGAAAGGCCGGGACCCCCCATGAATTCCTGAAAGGAAAAAGCCTTGCCATGATCTTTGAAAAATCTTCGACAAGGACCCATATCTCCTTTGAAGTCGGAATGAATGAACTGGGAGGACATGCCCTTTTTCTCTCGACTCGGGACCTGCAGATCGGGAGGGGCGAAGAGATCCGGGACACCGCACGTGTTGCCTCTCGCTATGTATCAGCAGTGATGATCCGCGCATACAAGCAGAGCACTATCGAGGAGTTCGCACGGTATGCGACCATACCGGTCATCAATGGTCTTTCAGACCGGGAACACCCCTGCCAGCTCCTTGCAGACATCATGACCATAAACGAGCACTTTAAAGAAATGAAAGGATTGCGGGTCGCGTGGGTAGGTGACGGTAACAATGTCTGCAACTCCTTCATCCTCTCATCAGCCCTGACCGGTATGGATGTGTACGTGGCAAGTCCAAATGGATACACCCCGAAAAAAGATGTCCTCGATCATGCTAGAGAGATCGGAGGCAAGATACATGTATCACGGTCACCTCAAGATGCTGTCAGGGATGCAGATATTATCGTAACCGATACGTGGGTATCAATGGGTGATGAGGATAAACACGATGAACGGATCAAGGCATTTTCCGGATATACTGTAGATGAACACCTGATACGGCTCGCATCTTCTGATGTCCGGGTGCTCCATTGCCTCCCCGCCCATCGTGGAGAGGAGATCAGCGACGGGGTCATTGATGGGAACCAGAGCCTTGTCTGGGATGAAGCGGAAAACCGGCTGCACGCACAAAAAGCCCTGTTATTATCGCTCCTCAAAAAAAGTTAG
- the pyrE gene encoding orotate phosphoribosyltransferase — translation MVNRIADMLIQFKAVEFGDFTLASGAKSPYYIDVKSAATNPELLVSIAAAIAESSEFEMVAGVAIGGIPLAVATGIFTKKPYAIIRASEKGHGKKNTIIGDVKKKTILLVEDVTTSGSSALYGVEVLRGAGARCERVVTVVDRGQGAEEMLSLHGIQLVPLVRIVELL, via the coding sequence ATGGTGAACCGGATTGCAGACATGCTCATACAATTCAAGGCAGTTGAGTTCGGCGACTTCACGCTTGCCTCAGGTGCAAAAAGCCCGTATTATATCGATGTTAAATCAGCGGCAACAAACCCGGAACTTCTTGTTTCTATCGCAGCGGCAATTGCAGAGTCATCTGAGTTTGAGATGGTGGCTGGCGTGGCAATCGGGGGTATCCCCCTTGCTGTGGCAACAGGAATCTTCACCAAAAAACCGTATGCAATCATTCGCGCTTCGGAAAAAGGCCACGGTAAAAAGAATACTATCATCGGAGACGTAAAGAAAAAGACAATCCTTCTTGTCGAAGATGTCACAACATCCGGGAGCTCCGCGCTTTATGGAGTTGAGGTATTGAGGGGCGCCGGAGCCCGGTGCGAAAGGGTTGTCACCGTGGTTGACCGTGGCCAGGGGGCAGAAGAAATGCTCTCGTTGCACGGCATCCAGCTTGTACCTCTTGTGAGGATTGTGGAACTGCTTTAA
- the purD gene encoding phosphoribosylamine--glycine ligase has product MDMKILVVGGGGREHAIASSLSRTSGVNLFSVMTKKNPGILGLAKKTLLHKETDVPAVIRFARDIRADYAFIGPEAPLEAGLVDALEHEGVACIGPSRAAARLETDKGFCREMMERHKVAGCPKYRICHSVDDAVSFVKNFGGDLAIKPIGLTGGKGVRIMGEQVDMAGAITYIQQLGGNVILEERLIGEEFTLQAFVDGTHLVPMPLVQDHKRAFEGDMGPNTGGMGSYSMPDHMLPFVNKSDYITSLSIMKSVVTMMKKIGQPYKGILYGQFMNTTEGPKVIEFNARFGDPEAMNVLSLLTSDLVDIVTDIAGETLSSAKVTFAHAATVCKYIVPEGYPDAPHAGDRLTLGTTGSALLYYANVDEKNGQLFTQTSRTLAFVGVGSTLIEAEEKAERAASSVTGRIRYRKDIGTTDLLKKRCTHMEELR; this is encoded by the coding sequence ATGGACATGAAAATCCTCGTGGTCGGCGGAGGTGGGCGCGAGCATGCCATCGCATCCTCACTTTCCCGTACCAGCGGGGTCAATCTGTTTTCGGTCATGACAAAAAAAAACCCGGGCATCTTAGGGTTGGCAAAAAAAACTCTCCTTCACAAAGAGACCGATGTTCCTGCAGTGATCCGGTTTGCCAGGGACATCCGCGCTGATTATGCATTTATCGGACCAGAAGCCCCGCTTGAGGCAGGTCTGGTTGATGCACTTGAACATGAGGGCGTGGCATGTATCGGCCCAAGTCGTGCAGCAGCGAGACTTGAGACTGATAAAGGGTTCTGCCGTGAAATGATGGAGCGGCACAAGGTTGCCGGTTGTCCCAAATACCGCATATGCCATAGCGTTGATGATGCTGTCTCGTTTGTCAAAAATTTTGGAGGTGACCTTGCGATAAAACCGATCGGGCTCACTGGCGGTAAAGGAGTGCGGATTATGGGCGAACAGGTCGACATGGCTGGTGCAATTACTTATATTCAGCAACTGGGCGGAAACGTTATCCTCGAGGAGCGGTTGATTGGTGAGGAATTTACCCTGCAGGCATTTGTTGACGGAACGCACCTTGTCCCTATGCCTCTTGTCCAAGACCATAAACGTGCATTTGAAGGCGATATGGGACCAAACACCGGGGGCATGGGGTCGTATTCCATGCCGGACCACATGCTGCCTTTTGTGAACAAATCTGACTATATCACTTCCCTCAGTATTATGAAATCTGTGGTTACAATGATGAAAAAGATTGGACAACCCTACAAAGGAATACTATATGGGCAATTCATGAACACCACAGAAGGCCCCAAAGTCATAGAGTTCAATGCACGGTTTGGAGATCCCGAAGCAATGAACGTACTCTCGCTCTTGACATCGGACCTTGTGGATATCGTCACGGATATCGCCGGGGAGACGCTCTCATCGGCAAAGGTGACGTTTGCCCATGCAGCTACCGTCTGCAAGTATATAGTCCCGGAAGGCTATCCCGATGCTCCTCATGCAGGTGACAGGCTTACCCTTGGCACGACAGGTTCAGCCCTGCTTTATTATGCCAATGTTGATGAAAAAAACGGACAACTGTTTACCCAGACCTCAAGGACACTCGCTTTCGTTGGTGTGGGTTCAACTCTTATTGAGGCAGAGGAGAAAGCTGAACGTGCGGCATCATCTGTGACCGGACGCATCCGGTACCGCAAAGATATAGGAACAACCGATCTCCTCAAAAAGCGATGTACCCATATGGAGGAGCTGCGATGA
- a CDS encoding argininosuccinate synthase has protein sequence MSKGTIVLAYSGGLDTSICIPLLRERYDYDRIITVAVHVGQRDEEIRIAAEKGEKLADKHYTIDAREKFVKNHIFPAIKANGSYEGYPMGTSLTRPLIAEEVVSIAKKEGAAAVAHGCTGKGNDQLRFDFIIRGAGLDVVAPIRELNLTRDWEIEYAKQHKIPVPVKKGKIWSMDENCWSRSIEGGRLEDPAYHPPEEIYLWTVSPQKAPDTPETIKISFERGVPVAVNGKKMKGYDLIEHLNAVAGKHGIGRNDMIEDRILGLKARENYEHPAATVILTAHRDLEGLVLSREELAFKRMVDDKWSELAYMGLVYEPLYLALNSFIDTTQERVNGTVDIGLFKGSVRVLGRSSPDALYSDDMVSFDSTSLDQCHAIGVSQYYGIQARMVQGMRNKRAKNKK, from the coding sequence ATGTCAAAAGGGACTATTGTTCTTGCATATTCCGGCGGGCTTGATACATCTATCTGCATACCTCTGTTAAGGGAGAGATATGATTATGATCGTATCATAACTGTTGCGGTGCATGTCGGGCAACGGGATGAGGAGATCAGAATAGCAGCAGAAAAAGGAGAAAAACTTGCAGACAAACACTATACCATCGATGCACGGGAGAAGTTTGTCAAAAACCATATTTTTCCCGCTATTAAGGCAAATGGTTCTTACGAAGGCTATCCGATGGGCACATCACTTACGCGCCCGCTGATAGCAGAAGAAGTTGTGAGTATCGCGAAAAAAGAAGGAGCCGCGGCAGTTGCGCATGGGTGTACAGGAAAAGGCAATGATCAGCTTCGGTTTGATTTTATAATCCGGGGAGCCGGACTGGACGTGGTTGCACCTATACGGGAACTGAATCTGACCAGGGACTGGGAGATTGAGTATGCAAAACAACACAAGATACCAGTGCCTGTAAAAAAAGGCAAGATATGGAGTATGGATGAGAACTGCTGGAGCCGGAGCATTGAAGGTGGCAGACTGGAAGATCCGGCATACCATCCCCCTGAAGAAATCTATCTGTGGACAGTATCCCCGCAAAAAGCCCCTGATACACCGGAAACTATCAAAATTTCGTTTGAACGTGGGGTTCCTGTTGCGGTGAATGGGAAAAAGATGAAGGGATATGACCTCATTGAGCACTTAAACGCGGTTGCAGGCAAACACGGCATCGGCCGGAATGACATGATTGAGGACCGGATCCTTGGTCTTAAAGCACGGGAAAACTATGAACATCCCGCAGCAACTGTAATCCTGACAGCCCACCGGGACCTTGAAGGCCTTGTACTCAGCCGTGAGGAACTCGCGTTCAAACGCATGGTGGATGACAAGTGGTCAGAACTTGCATATATGGGACTGGTGTACGAACCTTTGTATCTTGCACTCAATTCTTTTATCGACACAACACAGGAGCGGGTAAACGGGACTGTTGATATCGGATTATTTAAGGGCAGTGTCCGCGTTCTTGGCAGGAGTTCGCCGGATGCGCTGTATTCAGATGATATGGTCTCGTTTGACAGCACCTCACTTGACCAGTGCCATGCAATCGGTGTTTCCCAGTACTATGGTATACAGGCACGTATGGTGCAGGGTATGAGAAATAAAAGAGCTAAAAATAAAAAATAA